From a single Syngnathus scovelli strain Florida chromosome 2, RoL_Ssco_1.2, whole genome shotgun sequence genomic region:
- the LOC125988581 gene encoding NXPE family member 3: protein MSLNNWKWILIVLTLFGLIVLLRNIITQENWKYSVVSALDKVQYRNRSSNLTRSLPAFYPNHSYCPREGLPMSLEEQLEERNLLDSIIWPYPPSGSELLNLSQTSDPAHSLFTIVRSQKDQQWYVGDQLEVQVHLHDYEGRPKRYGGDFLLARLQSPHCKAGVVGQVLDHKNGVYSARFPLLWEGSTRVEVMMVHSSEAIAVLWRLREKRPDRVYFTADFRRGRLSETTVCNMCLLQDKGPRCNFTDLHTGEPWYCYMPKKLSCEDRISHAKGGYLKGIITSKEALLLQSGVNIKVRINPSTTDTINVLPSKTSIERKEDPVTSGYYYQGLWRPFSDVPMRPFNQASAITQCLTNKLVYLYGDSTMRQWYDYLISVLPELKEFDMYKPKSVGPLMAVDSTHNILVHYRCHGPPIRFATLMTSELRYIANELDGLTGGPDTVVAISIWSHFSTFPAEVYIRRLRQIRKAVVRLLNRSPGTAVIVRTGNPQIQRNDISLYNSDWFSLQLDTPLRSMFKGLDVLLVDAWQMCVAHHEPHNLHPPRPIIKNMVDLMLSYVCRNGTTKTA from the exons ATGTCCCTAAATAACTGGAAGTGGATCCTCATCGTTCTAACCCTGTTTGGACTCATTGTTCTGCTGCGGAACATCATCACTCAGGAG AACTGGAAGTACTCCGTGGTGTCGGCATTGGACAAGGTCCAGTATCGGAACCGGTCATCAAATCTCACGAGAAgcctcccagcgttttatcccaATCACAGCTACTGTCCACGTGAGGGTCTGCCGATGTCACTTGAGGAACAGCTGGAGGAACGTAACCTGTTGGACTCCATCATCTGGCCGTATCCACCCTCTGGCTCTGAACTACTCAACCTGTCCCAGACCAGTGACCCGGCCCACAGCCTGTTCACGATCGTCCGTTCCCAAAAAGACCAGCAATGGTACGTGGGCGACCAGCTGGAAGTGCAGGTCCACCTGCACGACTATGAAGGCCGACCCAAGCGTTACGGTGGCGATTTTCTCTTGGCTCGGTTGCAGTCCCCACACTGCAAAGCGGGTGTGGTCGGCCAGGTGCTGGACCACAAGAACGGAGTTTATTCTGCTCGATTCCCGCTGCTGTGGGAGGGCTCGACTCGAGTCGAGGTCATGATGGTCCACTCGAGCGAGGCTATCGCCGTACTGTGGCGACTGAGGGAGAAACGGCCCGATCGGGTGTATTTCACCGCCGACTTTCGCCGAGGCCGTCTTTCCGAGACCACGGTTTGCAACATGTGCTTGCTACAAGACAAGGGACCGCGGTGCAACTTCACAGACCTTCACACCGGAGAGCCGTGGTACTGCTACATGCCCAAAAAGCTCAGCTGCGAAGATAGAATCAGCCATGCCAAGGGAGGCTACCTCAAAGGCATCATCACCAGCAAGGAAGCTTTGCTCTTGCAGAG CGGTGTCAACATCAAAGTTCGCATCAACCCATCCACAACAGACACCATCAACGTGCTGCCTTCCAAGACAA GTATAGAACGAAAAGAAGATCCCGTGACGTCTGGGTACTACTACCAAGGTTTGTGGAGACCTTTTAGCGACGTCCCCATGCGCCCGTTCAATCAGGCGTCTGCCATCACTCAGTGTTTGACCAACAAGCTGGTCTACTTGTACGGGGACTCCACCATGCGCCAGTGGTACGACTACCTCATCTCCGTGCTTCCAG AATTGAAAGAATTTGACATGTACAAACCAAAAAGCGTGGGGCCCTTAATGGCGGTGGACAGCACCCACAACATTCTGGTCCACTACCGCTGCCACGGCCCACCCATCCGCTTCGCCACTCTCATGACCAGCGAGTTGCGCTACATCGCCAACGAGCTGGACGGCCTGACCGGCGGTCCGGACACGGTGGTAGCCATCAGCATCTGGTCCCACTTCAGCACCTTTCCCGCGGAGGTTTACATACGACGCCTGAGGCAAATCCGCAAGGCAGTGGTGCGGCTCCTGAACCGGTCGCCGGGAACGGCGGTGATTGTCCGCACGGGCAACCCTCAGATTCAGAGAAATGATATCAGCCTGTACAACAGCGACTGGTTTTCCCTGCAGCTGGACACCCCGCTGCGCTCCATGTTCAAGGGTCTGGATGTTTTGCTGGTCGATGCCTGGCAGATGTGCGTGGCACACCACGAGCCTCACAACCTTCACCCTCCTCGGCCGATTATCAAGAACATGGTCGACCTGATGTTGTCCTACGTTTGTCGTAATGGGACCACAAAAACTGCGTGA
- the LOC125988576 gene encoding radixin produces the protein MPKPINVRVTTMDAELEFAIQPNTTGKQLFDQVVKTVGLREVWFFGLQYVDSKGYFTWLKLNKKVTQQDVKKENPLQFKFRAKFFPEDVSEELIQEITQRLFFLQVKEAILNDENYCPPETAVLLGSYAVQAKYGDYTKDVHKPGYLTHDRLLPQRVLEQHKLTKEQWEDRIQTWHEEHKGMLREDSMMEYLKIAQDLEMYGVNYFEIRNKKSTQLWLGVDALGLNIYEHEDKLTPKIGFPWSEIRNISFNDKKFVIKPIDKKAPDFVFYTPRLRINKRILALCMGNHELYMRRRKPDTIEVQQMKAQAREEKHHKQMERAQLENEKKKREAVEKEKEKILREKGELMERLRQIEEQTTRAQKELEQQTRRAMELELERINAREEAERLDRERRAAEEAKGELAKQAADQQKNQEQLAAELAEFTAKIALLEDAKKKKEDEANEWQHKALSAQEDLDKTKEELKAAITVPPPVSGGHAESEHDEQDENHAEASAELSNDGVCQLDLRSEEARVTEAQKNERVKKQLQTLSSELAEARDETKKTQNDVLHSENVKAGRDKYKTLRQIRQGNTKQRIDEFESM, from the exons ATGCCAAAACCG ATTAACGTTCGTGTGACCACCATGGATGCAGAGCTGGAGTTTGCCATTCAGCCAAACACCACtggaaaacagctttttgatCAG GTGGTGAAGACAGTGGGGCTACGGGAGGTCTGGTTTTTTGGCCTCCAGTATGTGGATAGTAAGGGCTACTTCACATGGCTGAAACTTAACAAAAAG GTGACCCAGCAAGATGTGAAGAAAGAGAACCCGCTGCAGTTTAAATTCCGAGCCAAATTCTTCCCTGAGGATGTTTCGGAGGAGctcatccaggagatcacccaAAGGCTCTTCTTCCTTCAG GTGAAAGAGGCCATCCTCAACGATGAGAACTATTGTCCCCCGGAAACTGCGGTGTTGCTCGGCTCTTATGCCGTACAGGCCAAATATGGAGACTACACCAAAGATGTCCACAAGCCTGGATATCTCACACACGACAGACTACTGCCTCAGAG AGTGCTGGAGCAGCACAAGCTTACCAAAGAGCAGTGGGAGGACCGGATCCAGACTTGGCACGAGGAACACAAAGGAATGCTCAG AGAGGACTCAATGATGGAGTATTTGAAAATAGCCCAGGACCTGGAGATGTACGGCGTCAACTACTTTGAAATCAGAAACAAGAAGAGCACACAGCTCTGGCTGGGTGTAGACGCGCTCGGCCTTAACATCTACGAGCACGAAGACAA GTTGACACCAAAGATtggcttcccctggagcgagatTCGAAACATCTCCTTTAACGACAAGAAGTTTGTGATCAAACCCATTGACAAGAAAGCACCT GACTTTGTGTTTTACACTCCGCGACTGCGCATCAACAAACGCATCTTGGCGCTGTGCATGGGTAACCATGAGCTGTacatgaggaggaggaagcccGACACCATCGAGGTGCAGCAGATGAAGGCTCAGGCTCGGGAGGAGAAGCATCACAAGCAGATGGAGAG AGCCCAGCTGGAGAACGAGAAGAAGAAGCGAGAGGCtgtggagaaggagaaggaaaagATCTTGCGTGAGAAAGGCGAACTCATGGAGAGGCTGCGACAGATTGAGGAGCAGACCACAAGAGCTCAAAAAG AGCTTGAGCAGCAGACACGGCGAGCaatggagctggagctggaacGAATTAACGCGCGAGAGGAAGCCGAGAGGTTGGACAGGGAGAGACGAGCGGCAGAGGAGGCCAAAGGCGAGCTGGCCAAACAGGCTGCAGACCAGCAGAAGAACCAGGAGCAACTG GCTGCGGAGCTGGCTGAGTTCACAGCCAAGATCGCACTTCTGGAAGAcgccaagaagaagaaagaggaTGAGGCCAACGAATGGCAACACAAG GCTCTTTCAGCTCAGGAGGACCTAGATAAAACCAAAGAGGAGCTGAAGGCAGCCATAACGGTGCCACCCCCCGTGAGTGGCGGCCACGCAGAAAGCGAGCACGACGAACAGGACGAGAACCACGCCGAGGCCAGCGCCGAGCTGTCCAACGATGGCGTCTGCCAGCTGGATCTGCGCAGCGAGGAGGCTCGCGTCACCGAGGCTCAGAAGAACGAACGGGTCAAGAAACAACTCCAG ACTTTAAGCTCCGAGTTGGCCGAAGCCAGAGACGAAACCAAGAAGACTCAGAACGACGTCCTGCACTCTGAAAATGTCAAGGCGGGCCGGGACAAGTACAAAACGCTGCGTCAGATCCGGCAGGGCAACACCAAACAGCGCATCGATGAGTTTGAGTCCATGTGA
- the LOC125988580 gene encoding probable ribonuclease ZC3H12C, whose protein sequence is MGQKNHAEAGAGRILHLELEYLHVAGADRQAGVADEPFAMDEQRESDTGATDAPLVAVAEDGAKEVEPPASPTAALTADLNPNRGQSGSTPSKSGHQPLCRTQCVDLGTEGPPESPVEPSSECRPVSQENPKSEPAPVDEQYQAKLGFALKLGYSEETVRLVLSKLGPRTLINDILGELVKRGCSDGEQPVASSSSTSSSSCSSYGSSDLPAASGMDSPCPSDQTCDQGNLRPVVVDGSNVAMSHGNKEVFSCQGIQLAVEWFLERGHQDVTVFVPAWRKEQSRPDAPITDQEILRRLEKEKILVFTPSRRVQGRRVVCYDDRFIVKLAYESDGIIVSNDNYRDLANEKPEWKKFIDERLLMYSFVNDKFMPPDDPLGRHGPSLDNFLRKRPMMPEQKKQPCPYGKKCTYGHKCKYYHPERGAQPQRAVADELRASAKTCITTKNQGDAGLVKSHSVPAGRMEAKKGVAKRQSDPGVRALSYGDAEEKLAAKERTESQRAADVSAANCSGIAAAPGGHGQLTPQGVPPAPCHDRYPHCESPDVSYYSVAHAYSGLRISSRQSPDSRFPHDADLRLGSTGSAGSECGSESSASCGSSCDSYGDRPCHACQDASVDDASQYGNPHGRPQFRQAAGSHERCSFHDYASKITNPGAHGYDTCAGPGQSWDHNQAGNTGPKALLYPLPFHFQHQPLATRSSCPADYHTANTPASPTGRRVAPTRAESASDCHLYEHQCVSQHHHRMKALPTWDSGHYREPPALPLYGPGAYQSPASWHSPQWAQDGYTPRHLPHPTLHSSHYLNHPLPQSPLPPHLAPSSHMFPESPEHGRFGDAREKAYTNLCNIFPPELVSRVMARSPHVTDPQQLAAAILVEKAQMGY, encoded by the exons ATGGGACAGAAGAATCATGCGGAGGCAGGAGCTGGCCGCATCCTCCACTTGGAACTTGAGTACCTCCACGTAGCAGGGGCCGACCGGCAGGCTGGCGTTGCCGACGAGCCTTTCGCCATGGACGAGCAGAGGGAGAGTGACACCGGCGCTACCGACGCCCCTCTTGTTGCTGTGGCAGAGGACGGCGCCAAAGAAGTCGAGCCGCCGGCATCTCCCACTGCCGCACTTACCGCCGACCTCAACCCAAACAGAGGACAGAGCGGCTCCACTCCCAGCAAGAGCGGCCACCAGCCGCTCTGTCGAACCCAGTGCGTGGACTTGGGGACAGAAGGACCGCCCGAGTCGCCGGTCGAACCTTCATCGGAGTGCCGACCCGTGTCTCAGGAAAACCCCAAATCTGAGCCGGCACCCGTCGACGAGCAATATCAGGCCAAACTGGGTTTTGCGCTCAAACTGGGTTATTCTGAGGAGACGGTACGGCTGGTCCTCTCCAAGTTGGGACCACGCACCTTGATCAACGACATATTGGGAGAGTTGGTCAAACGGGGCTGTTCAGATGGCGAGCAACCAGTGGCGTCATCTTCCTCAACGTCATCGTCCTCTTGCTCCTCTTACGGTTCCTCTGATTTGCCGGCAGCTTCAGGAATGGACTCACCGTGCCCGTCGGACCAGACGTGTGACCAGGGAAACCTGCGCCCTGTCGTAGTGGATGGCAGTAATGTCGCCATGAG CCACGGCAACAAGGAGGTGTTCTCCTGCCAGGGCATTCAGCTGGCTGTCGAGTGGTTCTTAGAACGCGGCCACCAGGATGTGACAGTTTTCGTCCctgcgtggaggaaggagcagtctCGGCCCGACGCCCCAATAACAG ACCAAGAAATCCTGCGGCGTCTGGAGAAGGAGAAGATCCTCGTGTTCACGCCCTCACGCCGCGTGCAAGGTCGCCGCGTGGTCTGTTACGACGACCGCTTTATTGTCAAGCTGGCTTACGAGTCGGACGGCATCATCGTGTCCAACGACAACTACAGAGACCTCGCGAATGAGAAACCCGAGTGGAAGAAGTTCATCGACGAGCGACTACTCATGTACTCCTTTGTCAATGACAA ATTCATGCCACCAGATGACCCACTCGGCCGACACGGTCCCAGCTTAGACAACTTCTTAAGGAAAAGACCGATGATGCCTGAGCAGAAAAAACAGCCTTGTCCTTACG GGAAGAAGTGCACTTACGGCCACAAATGTAAGTACTACCACCCGGAGCGAGGCGCTCAGCCGCAACGTGCTGTGGCCGATGAGCTCCGGGCCAGTGCCAAGACCTGTATCACCACCAAGAACCagggcgacgccggactggtgaAGAGCCACAGCGTGCCGGCCGGAAGGATGGAGGCGAAGAAAGGGGTGGCAAAACGCCAGTCCGACCCGGGCGTTCGAGCTCTTTCGTACGGCGACGCCGAGGAGAAACTGGCGGCAAAAGAGAGGACGGAAAGCCAGAGGGCCGCCGACGTATCCGCTGCTAATTGCAGCGGGATCGCAGCAGCTCCAGGAGGCCACGGCCAGCTGACCCCTCAGGGTGTCCCTCCGGCCCCCTGTCATGACCGCTACCCGCACTGCGAGTCCCCAGACGTGAGCTACTACTCCGTGGCGCACGCCTACAGCGGTCTTCGCATCTCATCCAGGCAGAGCCCGGATAGTCGCTTCCCGCACGACGCCGACCTACGGCTGGGCTCCACCGGATCGGCCGGCTCCGAATGCGGCAGCGAAAGCAGCGCCAGTTGCGGCAGCAGCTGCGACTCGTACGGCGATCGGCCGTGTCACGCTTGCCAGGACGCTTCGGTGGACGACGCCAGCCAATACGGCAACCCGCACGGTCGCCCGCAGTTCCGGCAAGCAGCGGGAAGCCACGAACGCTGCAGCTTTCACGATTACGCCAGTAAAATCACCAACCCGGGAGCGCACGGGTACGACACATGCGCAGGACCGGGGCAAAGTTGGGATCACAATCAGGCTGGCAACACGGGTCCAAAAGCGCTTCTCTACCCATTACCCTTTCATTTCCAGCACCAACCGCTCGCAACACGTTCCAGCTGCCCGGCCGACTACCACACGGCGAACACCCCCGCTTCTCCGACCGGCCGGCGTGTAGCTCCGACCAGAGCCGAGAGCGCATCCGATTGTCATCTTTACGAGCATCAGTGCGTATCCCAACATCACCACCGCATGAAAGCTTTGCCCACCTGGGATAGTGGCCACTACAGGGAACCGCCAGCTCTTCCTCTGTACGGGCCCGGCGCCTATCAAAGTCCGGCATCGTGGCACTCGCCTCAGTGGGCGCAAGATGGCTACACGCCACGCCACTTGCCTCATCCCACTCTCCACTCATCACACTATTTAAATCACCCGCTGCCCCAATCTCCTCTCCCACCTCACCTGGCCCCTTCCTCACACATGTTCCCCGAGTCTCCCGAACACGGCCGCTTTGGGGACGCCAGGGAGAAAGCGTATACCAACCTGTGCAACATTTTTCCACCTGAGCTGGTGAGTCGGGTGATGGCCAGGAGCCCCCATGTTACGGACCCCCAGCAACTGGCAGCTGCCATTTTGGTGGAGAAAGCTCAGATGGGCTACTGA